From Centropristis striata isolate RG_2023a ecotype Rhode Island chromosome 16, C.striata_1.0, whole genome shotgun sequence, a single genomic window includes:
- the zbtb8a gene encoding zinc finger and BTB domain-containing protein 8A isoform X2, with amino-acid sequence MEMVADLGASRLYRAPGESSHQQPQRWFNTADITVAHQSSLLKQLNQQRRQELFCDCSVLVEGQLFRAHRNVLFASSGYFRMLLSQGPDGLSDSVNATFDAFSPETFTVILDFIYSGQLDLSSHNVIEVMSAASYLQMNNVINYCKNFIKSSLDISVKDEDSDRGLSLSETCSFTSGVGEETSEQQQGPSSVSPPPALWTRDNSRSQCSFMGKDADHESSTSALKTNPSSPADDLTAEAEDLHDPQDPLYTLPGSDRRRSKGGTKRRAPNTRSNQQEDLDIQEARTQKAEKAEELYATLPPIVGVIGHFNKDSNPIMRFKCPFCTHTVKRKADLKRHLRCHTGERPYPCQACNKRFTRLEHLRSHFETIHQARKLVCRKCKCQVTEETGHVVCEGTRRYRMCTACIQEVDCDDIPMDSLDGASEEPALLLGVDGEEEGDSKRSWMVTDDDDLAEDSRADLIIQQVDDSDEELQ; translated from the exons atggaaatggTGGCTGACTTGGGGGCAAGTAGACTCTATCGGGCGCCGGGTGAATCAAGTCACCA GCAGCCTCAGAGGTGGTTCAACACCGCTGACATCACAGTGGCTCACCAAAGCAGCCTGCTGAAGCAGCTCAACCAGCAGCGCCGCCAGGAGCTTTTCTGTGACTGCAGCGTGCTGGTGGAGGGCCAGCTCTTCCGGGCCCACCGCAACGTCCTGTTCGCCAGCAGCGGCTACTTCCGCATGCTGCTATCCCAGGGGCCAGACGGGCTGTCCGACTCCGTCAACGCCACCTTTGATGCCTTCAGCCCTGAGACGTTCACCGTCATCCTGGATTTCATCTACTCCGGCCAGCTGGACCTCTCGAGTCACAATGTGATTGAGGTGATGTCTGCAGCCAGCTACTTGCAGATGAACAATGTCATCAACTACTGCAAGAACTTCATCAAGTCCTCCTTGGACATCAGTGTGAAAGATGAAGACAGTGACCGTGGCCTCAGCTTGTCTGAGACCTGCAGTTTCACCAGTGGAGTAGGAGAAGAGACATCAGAGCAGCAGCAAGGCCCCAGCTCTGTCAGCCCACCACCGGCCCTCTGGACCAGGGACAACTCCAGATCCCAGTGTAGCTTTATGGGGAAGGACGCAGACCATGAGTCATCGACCTCAGCTCTGAAGACTAATCCAAGCAGTCCTGCTGATGATCTCACTGCAGAGGCAGAGGACCTGCATGACCCTCAGGACCCTCTGTACACCTTGCCTGGATCAGACCGCCGGCGAAGTAAAGGGGGAACCAAGAGGAGAGCACCTAACACTCGCTCCAACCAACAGGAAGACTTAGACATCCAGGAGGCGAGGACACAAAAGGCTGAAAAGGCAGAGGAGCTTTATGCCACTCTGCCACCTATTGTGGGTGTTATTGGGCATTTTAATAAAG ACTCCAACCCCATTATGCGCTTCAAATGTCCCTTTTGCACACACACGGTGAAGAGGAAGGCTGATCTAAAGCGTCACTTGCGCTGCCACACTGGAGAGAGGCCGTACCCCTGTCAGGCCTGCAATAAACGCTTTACACGCCTGGAGCATCTTCGAAGCCATTTTGAGACG ATCCATCAGGCCAGGAAGCTGGTGTGCAGGAAGTGTAAGTGTCAGGTGACGGAGGAGACTGGGCATGTGGTGTGTGAGGGCACACGGCGCTACCGCATGTGCACTGCATGCATCCAGGAAGTGGACTGCGATGACATCCCCATGGACAGCCTAGATGGTGCCAGTGAGGAGCCGGCCCTGTTACTGGGGGTGGacggggaggaggagggcgaCAGTAAGAGAAGCTGGATGGTAACCGATGACGACGACCTGGCCGAAGACTCAAGGGCCGACCTCATCATCCAACAAGTGGACGACAGTGATGAGGAGCTGCAGTGA
- the zbtb8a gene encoding zinc finger and BTB domain-containing protein 8A isoform X1 yields MSVHKAPMICYFLAEQVSVCRMHNQCECYHHVVSCRQPQRWFNTADITVAHQSSLLKQLNQQRRQELFCDCSVLVEGQLFRAHRNVLFASSGYFRMLLSQGPDGLSDSVNATFDAFSPETFTVILDFIYSGQLDLSSHNVIEVMSAASYLQMNNVINYCKNFIKSSLDISVKDEDSDRGLSLSETCSFTSGVGEETSEQQQGPSSVSPPPALWTRDNSRSQCSFMGKDADHESSTSALKTNPSSPADDLTAEAEDLHDPQDPLYTLPGSDRRRSKGGTKRRAPNTRSNQQEDLDIQEARTQKAEKAEELYATLPPIVGVIGHFNKDSNPIMRFKCPFCTHTVKRKADLKRHLRCHTGERPYPCQACNKRFTRLEHLRSHFETIHQARKLVCRKCKCQVTEETGHVVCEGTRRYRMCTACIQEVDCDDIPMDSLDGASEEPALLLGVDGEEEGDSKRSWMVTDDDDLAEDSRADLIIQQVDDSDEELQ; encoded by the exons ATGAGTGTCCACAAGGCTCCTATGATCTGTTATTTCCTTGCAGAACAAGTCAGTGTATGCCGCATGCACAACCAGTGTGAGTGCTATCATCATGTTGTCTCCTGCAGGCAGCCTCAGAGGTGGTTCAACACCGCTGACATCACAGTGGCTCACCAAAGCAGCCTGCTGAAGCAGCTCAACCAGCAGCGCCGCCAGGAGCTTTTCTGTGACTGCAGCGTGCTGGTGGAGGGCCAGCTCTTCCGGGCCCACCGCAACGTCCTGTTCGCCAGCAGCGGCTACTTCCGCATGCTGCTATCCCAGGGGCCAGACGGGCTGTCCGACTCCGTCAACGCCACCTTTGATGCCTTCAGCCCTGAGACGTTCACCGTCATCCTGGATTTCATCTACTCCGGCCAGCTGGACCTCTCGAGTCACAATGTGATTGAGGTGATGTCTGCAGCCAGCTACTTGCAGATGAACAATGTCATCAACTACTGCAAGAACTTCATCAAGTCCTCCTTGGACATCAGTGTGAAAGATGAAGACAGTGACCGTGGCCTCAGCTTGTCTGAGACCTGCAGTTTCACCAGTGGAGTAGGAGAAGAGACATCAGAGCAGCAGCAAGGCCCCAGCTCTGTCAGCCCACCACCGGCCCTCTGGACCAGGGACAACTCCAGATCCCAGTGTAGCTTTATGGGGAAGGACGCAGACCATGAGTCATCGACCTCAGCTCTGAAGACTAATCCAAGCAGTCCTGCTGATGATCTCACTGCAGAGGCAGAGGACCTGCATGACCCTCAGGACCCTCTGTACACCTTGCCTGGATCAGACCGCCGGCGAAGTAAAGGGGGAACCAAGAGGAGAGCACCTAACACTCGCTCCAACCAACAGGAAGACTTAGACATCCAGGAGGCGAGGACACAAAAGGCTGAAAAGGCAGAGGAGCTTTATGCCACTCTGCCACCTATTGTGGGTGTTATTGGGCATTTTAATAAAG ACTCCAACCCCATTATGCGCTTCAAATGTCCCTTTTGCACACACACGGTGAAGAGGAAGGCTGATCTAAAGCGTCACTTGCGCTGCCACACTGGAGAGAGGCCGTACCCCTGTCAGGCCTGCAATAAACGCTTTACACGCCTGGAGCATCTTCGAAGCCATTTTGAGACG ATCCATCAGGCCAGGAAGCTGGTGTGCAGGAAGTGTAAGTGTCAGGTGACGGAGGAGACTGGGCATGTGGTGTGTGAGGGCACACGGCGCTACCGCATGTGCACTGCATGCATCCAGGAAGTGGACTGCGATGACATCCCCATGGACAGCCTAGATGGTGCCAGTGAGGAGCCGGCCCTGTTACTGGGGGTGGacggggaggaggagggcgaCAGTAAGAGAAGCTGGATGGTAACCGATGACGACGACCTGGCCGAAGACTCAAGGGCCGACCTCATCATCCAACAAGTGGACGACAGTGATGAGGAGCTGCAGTGA
- the zbtb8a gene encoding zinc finger and BTB domain-containing protein 8A isoform X3: MHNQCECYHHVVSCRQPQRWFNTADITVAHQSSLLKQLNQQRRQELFCDCSVLVEGQLFRAHRNVLFASSGYFRMLLSQGPDGLSDSVNATFDAFSPETFTVILDFIYSGQLDLSSHNVIEVMSAASYLQMNNVINYCKNFIKSSLDISVKDEDSDRGLSLSETCSFTSGVGEETSEQQQGPSSVSPPPALWTRDNSRSQCSFMGKDADHESSTSALKTNPSSPADDLTAEAEDLHDPQDPLYTLPGSDRRRSKGGTKRRAPNTRSNQQEDLDIQEARTQKAEKAEELYATLPPIVGVIGHFNKDSNPIMRFKCPFCTHTVKRKADLKRHLRCHTGERPYPCQACNKRFTRLEHLRSHFETIHQARKLVCRKCKCQVTEETGHVVCEGTRRYRMCTACIQEVDCDDIPMDSLDGASEEPALLLGVDGEEEGDSKRSWMVTDDDDLAEDSRADLIIQQVDDSDEELQ, encoded by the exons ATGCACAACCAGTGTGAGTGCTATCATCATGTTGTCTCCTGCAGGCAGCCTCAGAGGTGGTTCAACACCGCTGACATCACAGTGGCTCACCAAAGCAGCCTGCTGAAGCAGCTCAACCAGCAGCGCCGCCAGGAGCTTTTCTGTGACTGCAGCGTGCTGGTGGAGGGCCAGCTCTTCCGGGCCCACCGCAACGTCCTGTTCGCCAGCAGCGGCTACTTCCGCATGCTGCTATCCCAGGGGCCAGACGGGCTGTCCGACTCCGTCAACGCCACCTTTGATGCCTTCAGCCCTGAGACGTTCACCGTCATCCTGGATTTCATCTACTCCGGCCAGCTGGACCTCTCGAGTCACAATGTGATTGAGGTGATGTCTGCAGCCAGCTACTTGCAGATGAACAATGTCATCAACTACTGCAAGAACTTCATCAAGTCCTCCTTGGACATCAGTGTGAAAGATGAAGACAGTGACCGTGGCCTCAGCTTGTCTGAGACCTGCAGTTTCACCAGTGGAGTAGGAGAAGAGACATCAGAGCAGCAGCAAGGCCCCAGCTCTGTCAGCCCACCACCGGCCCTCTGGACCAGGGACAACTCCAGATCCCAGTGTAGCTTTATGGGGAAGGACGCAGACCATGAGTCATCGACCTCAGCTCTGAAGACTAATCCAAGCAGTCCTGCTGATGATCTCACTGCAGAGGCAGAGGACCTGCATGACCCTCAGGACCCTCTGTACACCTTGCCTGGATCAGACCGCCGGCGAAGTAAAGGGGGAACCAAGAGGAGAGCACCTAACACTCGCTCCAACCAACAGGAAGACTTAGACATCCAGGAGGCGAGGACACAAAAGGCTGAAAAGGCAGAGGAGCTTTATGCCACTCTGCCACCTATTGTGGGTGTTATTGGGCATTTTAATAAAG ACTCCAACCCCATTATGCGCTTCAAATGTCCCTTTTGCACACACACGGTGAAGAGGAAGGCTGATCTAAAGCGTCACTTGCGCTGCCACACTGGAGAGAGGCCGTACCCCTGTCAGGCCTGCAATAAACGCTTTACACGCCTGGAGCATCTTCGAAGCCATTTTGAGACG ATCCATCAGGCCAGGAAGCTGGTGTGCAGGAAGTGTAAGTGTCAGGTGACGGAGGAGACTGGGCATGTGGTGTGTGAGGGCACACGGCGCTACCGCATGTGCACTGCATGCATCCAGGAAGTGGACTGCGATGACATCCCCATGGACAGCCTAGATGGTGCCAGTGAGGAGCCGGCCCTGTTACTGGGGGTGGacggggaggaggagggcgaCAGTAAGAGAAGCTGGATGGTAACCGATGACGACGACCTGGCCGAAGACTCAAGGGCCGACCTCATCATCCAACAAGTGGACGACAGTGATGAGGAGCTGCAGTGA
- the hmgcl gene encoding hydroxymethylglutaryl-CoA lyase, mitochondrial isoform X2: MAAVMRLVNRSTLCSAMGQQYVAFSSAAKAGVRAGHALPEKVKIVEVGPRDGLQNEKTIVPTETKIHLIDMLSASGLGVIEATSFVSPKWVPQMADQVEVMKGICRKPGVSYPVLTPNLKGFQAAVKAGASEVAIFGAASELFSKKNINCSVDESLQRFDEVMKAAKEAGVPVRGYVSCVVGCPYEGKVAPEKVAHVAKRMYAMGCYEISLGDTIGVGTPGSMSDMLEAVSREVPVNALAVHCHDTYGQALANILVALQMGISVVDSSVAGLGGCPYAQGASGNVATEDVVYMLHGLGIQTGVDLSKLMDAGAFICRTLNRKTSSKVAQATCKL; the protein is encoded by the exons ATGGCTGCCGTTATGAGGCTTGTCAACAGAAGCACTTTATGTTCAGCTATGGGTCAGCAGTATGTGGCGTTTAGCTCAGCGGCAAAG GCTGGCGTAAGAGCAGGGCACGCTCTTCCGGAAAAGGTTAAAATAGTGGAGGTGGGACCCAGAGATGGTCTCCAGAATGAAAAG ACCATTGTACCAACAGAGACTAAAATTCATTTGATTGACATGCTGTCGGCGTCAGGGCTGGGAGTTATTGAGGCCACCAGCTTTGTGTCCCCAAAATGGGTTCCACAG ATGGCAGACCAGGTGGAGGTGATGAAGGGGATCTGTAGGAAACCTGGAGTGTCTTACCCGGTCCTCACCCCCAACCTCAAGGGTTTCCAGGCTGCT GTGAAGGCAGGAGCTTCAGAGGTAGCCATATTTGGTGCTGCATCGGAGCTGTTCAGTAAGAAGAACATAAACTGCTCAGTGGACGAGAGTTTACAGCGCTTTGATGAGGTTATGAAAGCAGCTAAAGAAGCTGGTGTGCCAGTTAGAGG TTATGTGTCATGTGTTGTTGGATGTCCGTATGAAGGCAAAGTGGCACCTGAAAAAGTTGCACAT GTAGCCAAGCGTATGTACGCCATGGGCTGCTATGAGATCTCTCTGGGTGACACCATCGGAGTGGGGACTCCAGGGAGCATGAGTGACATGCTGGAGGCGGTGAGCAGAGAAGTGCCAGTTAATGCCTTGGCAGTGCACTGCCACGATACCTATGGCCAGGCCCTGGCCAACATCCTCGTAGCCTTGCAG ATGGGAATCAGTGTGGTAGACTCATCAGTAGCTGGACTGGGTGGCTGTCCGTATGCCCAGGGGGCTTCTGGGAATGTTGCCACTGAAGATGTAGTCTATATGCTCCATGGACTAGGGATTCAAACG GGAGTGGACCTCTCAAAGCTGATGGATGCTGGAGCTTTCATCTGTCGGACCCTCAACAGAAAGACCAGCTCCAAAGTGGCGCAGGCCACTTGTAAACTGTAG
- the hmgcl gene encoding hydroxymethylglutaryl-CoA lyase, mitochondrial isoform X1, protein MAAVMRLVNRSTLCSAMGQQYVAFSSAAKVNAAGVRAGHALPEKVKIVEVGPRDGLQNEKTIVPTETKIHLIDMLSASGLGVIEATSFVSPKWVPQMADQVEVMKGICRKPGVSYPVLTPNLKGFQAAVKAGASEVAIFGAASELFSKKNINCSVDESLQRFDEVMKAAKEAGVPVRGYVSCVVGCPYEGKVAPEKVAHVAKRMYAMGCYEISLGDTIGVGTPGSMSDMLEAVSREVPVNALAVHCHDTYGQALANILVALQMGISVVDSSVAGLGGCPYAQGASGNVATEDVVYMLHGLGIQTGVDLSKLMDAGAFICRTLNRKTSSKVAQATCKL, encoded by the exons ATGGCTGCCGTTATGAGGCTTGTCAACAGAAGCACTTTATGTTCAGCTATGGGTCAGCAGTATGTGGCGTTTAGCTCAGCGGCAAAGGTGAATGCA GCTGGCGTAAGAGCAGGGCACGCTCTTCCGGAAAAGGTTAAAATAGTGGAGGTGGGACCCAGAGATGGTCTCCAGAATGAAAAG ACCATTGTACCAACAGAGACTAAAATTCATTTGATTGACATGCTGTCGGCGTCAGGGCTGGGAGTTATTGAGGCCACCAGCTTTGTGTCCCCAAAATGGGTTCCACAG ATGGCAGACCAGGTGGAGGTGATGAAGGGGATCTGTAGGAAACCTGGAGTGTCTTACCCGGTCCTCACCCCCAACCTCAAGGGTTTCCAGGCTGCT GTGAAGGCAGGAGCTTCAGAGGTAGCCATATTTGGTGCTGCATCGGAGCTGTTCAGTAAGAAGAACATAAACTGCTCAGTGGACGAGAGTTTACAGCGCTTTGATGAGGTTATGAAAGCAGCTAAAGAAGCTGGTGTGCCAGTTAGAGG TTATGTGTCATGTGTTGTTGGATGTCCGTATGAAGGCAAAGTGGCACCTGAAAAAGTTGCACAT GTAGCCAAGCGTATGTACGCCATGGGCTGCTATGAGATCTCTCTGGGTGACACCATCGGAGTGGGGACTCCAGGGAGCATGAGTGACATGCTGGAGGCGGTGAGCAGAGAAGTGCCAGTTAATGCCTTGGCAGTGCACTGCCACGATACCTATGGCCAGGCCCTGGCCAACATCCTCGTAGCCTTGCAG ATGGGAATCAGTGTGGTAGACTCATCAGTAGCTGGACTGGGTGGCTGTCCGTATGCCCAGGGGGCTTCTGGGAATGTTGCCACTGAAGATGTAGTCTATATGCTCCATGGACTAGGGATTCAAACG GGAGTGGACCTCTCAAAGCTGATGGATGCTGGAGCTTTCATCTGTCGGACCCTCAACAGAAAGACCAGCTCCAAAGTGGCGCAGGCCACTTGTAAACTGTAG